From a region of the Ficedula albicollis isolate OC2 chromosome 1A, FicAlb1.5, whole genome shotgun sequence genome:
- the LOC101818430 gene encoding uncharacterized protein K02A2.6-like isoform X1: MDSITQVIHDCDTCAAIKQAKRVKPLWYGGQWSKYRYGEVWQIDYIALPQTRQGKRYVLTMVEATTGWLETYPVSHATARNTILGLEKQVLWRHGTPERIESDNGTHFKNNLVNTWAREHGIEWVYHIPYHAPAAAMWHKFQ; encoded by the coding sequence ATGGACAGCATTACTCAAGTTATTCATGATTGTGACACTTGCGCTGCCATCAAGCAGGCCAAGCGGGTGAAGCCCCTCTGGTATGGAGGACAGTGGTCCAAGTACAGGTATGGGGAGGTTTGGCAGATTGATTACATCGCACTGCCTCAGACCCGCCAGGGCAAACGTTATGTGCTGACCATGGTGGAAGCCACCACCGGATGGTTGGAGACTTACCCTGTATCTCACGCCACTGCCCGCAACACCATCCTGGGCCTGGAAAAACAGGTCCTTTGGAGGCATGGTACTCCTGAGAGGATCGAGTCAGACAATGGGACTCATTTTAAGAATAACCTTGTCAACACCTGGGCTAGGGAACACGGTATTGAGTGGGTGTACCACATCCCTTACCATGCACCAGCTGCAG